The following are encoded in a window of Brevibacillus ruminantium genomic DNA:
- a CDS encoding chemotaxis protein CheD, producing the protein MEIIKIGMADLGVAKAPDRLRTTGLGSCVGVVLFDSVHKVAGMAHVMLPESSLGKGGEVAIGKYADTAIPRLIQEMKIAGASTYNLVAKLAGGAQMFAFLGKSDTMRIGPRNVEACKLALKEAQIKVIAEDTGGNCGRTIEFDSTTGMLQIRTVNQGVKEV; encoded by the coding sequence ATGGAGATTATTAAGATAGGCATGGCGGATCTTGGAGTTGCAAAAGCACCGGATCGTCTTCGCACCACAGGATTAGGGTCATGTGTCGGAGTTGTCCTGTTTGACTCGGTACATAAAGTTGCCGGCATGGCCCACGTCATGCTGCCGGAATCCTCGCTTGGAAAAGGTGGAGAGGTTGCGATCGGGAAGTACGCCGATACCGCAATCCCCCGTCTGATCCAGGAGATGAAAATAGCTGGGGCATCCACGTACAATTTGGTTGCCAAGCTTGCAGGAGGCGCGCAAATGTTCGCTTTTCTCGGCAAGAGTGACACCATGAGAATCGGACCTAGAAATGTTGAAGCGTGCAAGCTGGCATTAAAAGAGGCGCAAATCAAAGTGATTGCCGAGGATACAGGGGGAAATTGCGGGAGGACGATCGAGTTCGACTCGACAACGGGTATGCTGCAAATTCGGACCGTTAATCAAGGTGTGAAGGAAGTATAA
- a CDS encoding chemotaxis protein CheC translates to MEYFAKFGDFQFDVLREVGNIGAGHAATALSKLIQKEIDMKVPQVNIIPFDEVANCVGGPEAIVVTVFLRVEGDCPGNMFFILDMDSAKHVLQQIIGEVKSVEEWTEWEISALHEIGNILTGSYLSSLADFTNLNLQPSVPALAVDMAGAILSYGLLELGQAGDFALTIDTAFFEGNEQVQGHFFLIPDPESLKTLFRSLGVPFDGDY, encoded by the coding sequence ATGGAATACTTCGCCAAGTTTGGAGATTTTCAATTTGACGTGCTTCGGGAAGTTGGCAACATTGGTGCGGGTCACGCGGCGACGGCTCTTTCCAAGCTGATTCAAAAGGAAATTGATATGAAAGTGCCACAGGTGAACATCATCCCTTTTGACGAGGTGGCCAATTGCGTCGGAGGTCCGGAAGCGATCGTTGTCACCGTTTTTCTGAGAGTAGAGGGAGACTGTCCGGGGAACATGTTTTTCATCCTGGATATGGATTCCGCCAAGCATGTGCTGCAACAGATCATCGGAGAAGTGAAAAGTGTGGAAGAATGGACGGAATGGGAAATATCAGCTCTTCACGAAATCGGGAATATCCTTACGGGTTCCTACCTGTCTTCTCTTGCGGATTTCACGAATCTCAATCTTCAGCCATCAGTTCCTGCATTGGCCGTAGACATGGCCGGGGCCATTCTCAGCTATGGATTACTCGAGCTCGGACAAGCAGGGGATTTTGCCCTCACCATCGATACTGCTTTCTTTGAAGGGAATGAACAGGTCCAAGGTCATTTTTTTCTGATTCCTGATCCAGAATCTTTAAAGACACTATTTCGATCACTAGGAGTACCGTTCGATGGAGATTATTAA
- a CDS encoding FliA/WhiG family RNA polymerase sigma factor, with translation MARLTNQEKAKQFDKWVMWKEEGSRDAEVDLVTQYLPLVDKVANRLAINLPTNVDKDDLISYGRFGLLDALAKFDHTRGLQFETYAMWRIRGAMIDGLRENDWIPRTVRDKAKKIEEAYTMLEQKELRSPTDQEVSSYLGITEKDLQQVFYETSLASMISIDETVGEEEEQKTARHSYIVDEVTLRPEQVAENTGMKEVLTAVIDKLPEKERLVVSLFYFEELTLSEIAEVMSLSPSRISQLHSKAIFRLRSALAKWKSQLI, from the coding sequence GTGGCACGGCTAACCAATCAAGAAAAAGCAAAACAATTTGATAAGTGGGTCATGTGGAAAGAGGAAGGGAGCCGGGATGCGGAAGTAGATCTGGTCACACAGTATCTTCCACTGGTGGACAAAGTAGCCAACCGGCTCGCCATCAACCTGCCCACCAATGTCGACAAGGACGATTTGATCAGCTATGGCCGATTTGGCTTGCTGGATGCTCTGGCCAAATTTGATCATACACGTGGTCTTCAGTTCGAAACCTATGCGATGTGGCGCATTCGCGGTGCGATGATTGATGGTCTGCGAGAGAATGACTGGATTCCCCGCACCGTTCGCGATAAGGCAAAAAAAATCGAAGAAGCCTATACTATGCTGGAGCAAAAAGAGCTTCGTTCACCGACGGATCAGGAAGTATCCTCCTATCTGGGGATCACCGAAAAAGACTTGCAACAGGTATTCTATGAAACTTCACTGGCTTCGATGATCTCGATTGATGAGACAGTAGGGGAAGAAGAAGAACAGAAAACGGCCCGACATTCGTACATCGTTGATGAAGTAACACTACGACCAGAGCAGGTCGCAGAGAATACGGGGATGAAAGAAGTGCTGACTGCTGTTATCGACAAACTGCCGGAAAAGGAGCGTCTTGTTGTTTCCTTATTTTACTTCGAAGAACTGACCTTGTCGGAAATTGCGGAAGTGATGAGCCTGTCACCTTCCAGGATCTCGCAGCTCCATTCCAAAGCAATTTTCCGACTGCGTTCGGCATTGGCGAAATGGAAGTCTCAGCTTATATAG